The following is a genomic window from Geoalkalibacter halelectricus.
GACCTTGGCCTCGTAAACAAACTCGGTGGTGTGGGTCACGCGATAGTTCATAGCTCCTCCACCGTACGTTGCGGGGAAAGCTGCTGGGCGGGCAGGGAGTGGCTGAAATAGGCGCTGGTGATCAGATCAGAGAGGCACCAGAGGCTCTCGGTTTGCGCCGCCAGCAAATCGTCCAGGGCGGGGGCGATCCCCGCGTCCTCCTCGACCTTGGCCAATTCCGCGGCGTCCGCCAGCCGTACCCTGGTGTAGGCCTCCAGAATGCAGCGCTCCTCGGCGCCGAGGCGCTGGGATGGTTGCGCGCGCGGCAACTCGGCAATGTGCTGCTGGAGGCAATCGAGTTGAAAAGCCAGGGAGCGGGGGTGGTGGGGGTCCATGAGAATCAGCTCGAGAACCGTCGGCAGATGCATGTAGGAGCGGTAGCGGCGGCGAAAGGCGTTGAGGCTGTCGCAGGTCACGAGAACGGTCTCCATGAGTTGGCGCTGCACGCCTTCCTCCATGCGCGGAACCAGGGTGGCGCGCACCAGGGAGATCAGGCCCAGGGCACGTTCCAGCCGCCGTCCCGTATCCAACAGCATCCAGCCCGCCTCGCGGGGCATGCTTTCCGCGCCCAGACCGCTGAAGGCCACCAACTGCATGATCAGGTGGTTGAGACGATCCTCAACCCGGTAGCTGCGCGGCTCGGACACGTCTTCTTCGTTGCCCCAATCCTGACGCATGGCGTCGACCACCCGCCAGACCTCGGTCGGCCAGTAGTCGCGCACGGAGAGAGTCGCCTGGCCGAAGGCTTCCAGGGTCGCGGTGAGGCTGCCGGTTCGTCCGCTGTCGAAGAGCAGGGAGCGCAGCTCGGGCAGGGGTTTTTGCAGGCGCTTTTCGCAGCCTTCGCCGACAAAGCCGGGATAGGTGCCGGTGACATGGGTGAGGGCGCGCAGCAGACTGTGCAGATAGGGTTTGGGAATTTCGCCGTTGGCGTCGCGCATCTCGCGGCGCAGCAGAAAGATGGAGCGCAGCAGCCGCGCCATGCCCTCGGAGCGCTCCACGTAACGCCCGGCCCAGAACAGGCTGTCGGCGGCACGGCTCGGCAGGGGTTCGGAGTGAAAGGGCAGAACCTGGTCGAGCTTGGGTTTGCGCCACAGGCTGACGTAATGGACCGGTTCCTTCGACAGTACCCAGGCGTCCTTGCTGAGCCCGCCCGCCTTGTTCGAGACCACCAGATCCCCGGCGAGGGGAGAGATGCGCGTCAAGCCGCCGGGCATGGCGTTGTAGCCCTGATCGCCGGCTACCAGAAAGGAGCGCAGCACCGCGTTGCGCGGCTCCACCGCGCCGTCCACGAGGGAGGGCGCCGTCGAGAAACTCACCATCTCCTGGCCGATGTAGAGGTGGGGCTTGCGCAGAATACGCTCGCGCACGGCCGCTTGTTCGGCGGCGCTGAGTTGCGCACCGAACAGGGCTCGGTAGCCGCGGGTGCGATGGATGGGTTTGATGACCAGGCGATTGAGATTGGCCAGCACGAAATCGCGCTCACGTTCTTGCCCGCACCACCAGGTGGCAACCGAGGGAAGCTTGAGATCCTCGCCCAGCAGATAGCGCGCGATCCCCGGCAAAAAGGCCGCCAGGCCGGGGTTTTCCAGGGCGCCGCTGCCGATGGGATTGGCAATCGCCACATGACCGAGGCGCGCCGCCTGCAACAGTCCGGTAACGCCGAGTTGAGAATCCTCGCGCAGTTCCAGGGGATCGCAGTAATCGTCGTTGAGGCGCCGCAGAATTACGTCGACCTGGCGCAGGCCTTCCAGGGTCTTGAGCCAGACACGGCCGTCGCGAACGCTCAGATCGTCTCCCTGGACCAGGGTGTAGCCAAGGTAATTGGCCAGATAGGCGTGCTCGAAATAGGTTGAGCTGTAGGGGCCCGGCGTAAGCACCACGATGCGGGGATCTTCGCGGTTTTGCGGAGCGAGCCGCGCGAGGCGGTCGCGCAGGGGCTGAAAGAAAGCCGCCAGGCGTTTGACGTGGCACTTGCGGAACAACGCCGGGGCGATGCGCGTCATCACCATGCGGTTTTCCAGGGCGTAGCCGGCGCCCGAGGGCGCCTGGGTGCGGTCGTCGATGACCCACATGCGCCCGTCGGGGCCGCGCGCCAGATTGGAGGAGCACAGTACCAGAGGGCGGTCGTCGGGGAAATTCATGCCGACGACGGCGCGCTGGAAACCGGCGTGGGCGAAAATGAGCTCAGGCGGGACGATACCGTCCTTAAGCAGTCGCTGCGGACCGTAGAGGTCGGCGAGGATCAGATTGAGCAATTCGGCGCGCTGAATCAGGCCGGCTTCGATGGCCACCCACTCATCGGCGCTGATGAACAGCGGAATGGGATCGAGCTGCCAGGGGCGCGCGGCCCCGCGCAACCCATTGTGGACATTGAAGGTGACGCCATTTTCGCGCAGCAGCCGCAGTGCCATCTGCTGGCGGCGGCGCAGGCCTTCGCGGCCGAGCTGATCAAGCTCCTGCGTAAGGGGCTGCCAATGCGGCAGCAGTTGTCCCTCGCCGGCGAACATCTCGTCGTAGGCTTGGAGCTTGGTGGCGTAGGCCTGGCTGATCGATCCAGGTTGGGGCTTGGCGGGTTGCGGCACGGCGTGATCCTTGTTCGCTCAGGGAGTGATTTAGCCCGGATTATTCATGAAGACTTCTGCTGCAACCGCCCATTGCGCGCCATCTCAAGCCGTGCTCACTCCTTGCGCTTCGACGTACTGCAAGTACGTCTGCAGGGCAACTCCCTGCGCTTGGCTTGATCTGACGAGCACTGGTCGGTTTCGCGACAAAGCCTCATGAATCATCCGGGCTAGGAGGCTGGGGCCCGAAGGGCTCGCCCCCAAGGGGCGCGCGACCCGATTATACGCGAGGCATCCGGCGCAAATCCACTGTATAGGGAAACTCCTCGTTGGGCTCCTCCTCAGGCGGAGTCATGGGCTGGGGCGGCCCGACGTCGGGCGTCAGGGTGCCGGCTCCGGCGAAGCTCGGCGGTGGGATCGTGACCGCCCCGGGGTTGCCGCCCAGATCCCAGAAGCGGGTGATGCGGCGCGCTTCGGCCTCCAGGGCATTGACCGGAAAGACGTCGTAGCTGCGTCCGCCCGGATGCGAGACGTGGTAGGTGCAGCCGCCGATGGACTGCCCGCTCCAGGTGTCGATCACCTTGAAGACCAGGGGTGAATGAGGTTTGATGGTCGGATGCAGGGCCGAGGGCGGTTGCCAGGCTCGATAGCGCACCCCGACCACATACTCGCCCCGGCGCCCGGTGCTGCGCAAGGACAACCGGCGACCGTTGCAGACCACCGCGTGGCGCGGCTCGGTCAGGCCGGTGATGCGCACTTGCAGGCGCTCTACCGAGGAGTCGACGAACCGCGCTGTGCCCTGGCTGCCCATCTCCTCGCCGAGCACATGCCAGGGCTCGATGGCAAAGCGCAATTCAAGCTCCATGGCATCGATCGCGACGGTGCCGAAATGGGGGAAGCGGAACTCGAGAAACGGCTCGAACCAGGCCAGATCAAAGGGGTAGCCGGCGCGATTGAGATCGGCGACCACCTCGCGCATGTCCTCGCGCACGAAGTGCGGCAGCAGGAAACGGTCATGCAGCTCCGTGCCCCAGCGAATCAGGTCGTGCTCGTAGGGCTGCTTCCAGAACCAGGCGATCAGGGTGCGCAGCAGCAGGTTCTGCACTAGGCTCATGCGCGCATGGGGCGGCATCTCGAAGGCGCGCAGCTCCACCAGCCCGAGGCGCCCGGTGGGGCTGTCGGGCGAGTAGAGCTTGTCGATACAGAATTCGGCCCGATGGGTGTTGCCGGTCATGTCGATGAGCAGGTTGCGCAGCAGACGGTCCACCAGCCAGGGGGCCGTGGTGTGGCCCTTGGGCATCTGCTGGAAGGCGATTTCAAGCTCGTAGAGCGCGTCGTTGCGGGCCTCGTCGACGCGCGGCGCCTGACTGGTCGGTCCTACGAACATGCTCGAAAACAAATAGGAAAGACCTGGGTGGTGCTGCCAGTAGGTGACCAGGCTGCGCAGCAGATCGGGGCGGCGCAACACCGGGCTGTCGGCGGGGGTGGGTCCGCCGATGGTGATGTGATTGCCGCCGCCGGTGCCCGTGTGCCGGCCGTCGAGCATGAATTTCTCGGTGCCGAGGCGGCTCAGTCGGGCCTGTTCGTAGAGGGTCGTGGTGTTGTGCACCAGGGTGTTCCAGTCGGCGGCGGGGTGAATGTTGACCTCGATCACGCCTGGATCGGGGGTGACCAGCAAGCGCTCAAGGCGGGGGTCGCGTGGCGGCTCGTAGCCTTCCAGAACCACCGGCAGGGACAGCGCCGCGGCCGTGGCTTCGAGCGCCGCGACCAGATCCAGGTAGGGTTCAAGCAGGGTCAGTGGCGGCATGAACACATGCAGGCGCCCCTCGCGCGCCTCGATGCACAGGGCGGTGTGCGGCACCTTGACCAGGTCGCCCTCGCGGCGCCCATGGGCGGGGGGCTGCTCGCGCAGTTCAGGATGGGCGGCCGGCGGTGTTTCCAGGGAACGATAGCGCCTGGCGACTTCGCCATGGTAGTCCTCCAGGGGCGGCAGCTCGCCGAAGAGGTTGTGCTCGGGCCAGATTTCGCGCTTTTCCGGCGCCACCCACGGCAGGGAATCCAGGGGCAGGCGCAAACCCATGGCCGAGCCGCCGGGGATGAGAAACATGTGCCCGCGGCGAAATTCCCAGGGGCCGCTGAGCCAGCCGCCCTGCTCGACGTTCCACTGCAGCGGCAGCGCGTAGCCCGTGGGCGTGCCCATGCCGCGGTCGAGCAGCCCCGCCAGGTAGCGGCGCTCCAGGGGATCCTTGAGATCGGCCTTGAGGGGATCGACGTTCTCCGGCAGGGTTGCTTCCTTCCACAGATAGTAGAAGACATCCTCGTAGCCGGGCACCACGCGCGCGGGATCGACTCCGAGTCGCTCGGCCAGGTGGCGCGCGAAGGTTTCGGCCTGCGCGGCGCTCATGCCGGCATCCTTGGACACATCGGCCAGCAGCTCGGCGTCGCGCCAGACCGCTACGCCGTCCCTGCGCCAGAAGCAGCCATAGGACCAGCGCGGCAGGGGTTCGCCCGGGTACCACTTGCCCTGGCCGAAATGCAGCATGCCCCCGGAGCCGAAGGACTGGCGCAGGCGGCGCAGCAAGTCGTTGGCCAGGGCGCGCTTGTGCGGACCGTCGGCGGCGGTGTTCCACTCGGCGGCCTCCATGTCGTCGATGGAGACAAAGGTGGGCTCCCCGCCCATGGTCAGGCGCACGTCCCCGGCGTGCAGATCTTCGTCGACCTGGCGTCCCAAGGCATCGATGCGCTCCCATTGCGTGTCACTGTAGGGCTTGGTTACGCGCGGATCCTCGCGGATGCGCTCAACCCGGTTGTCGAACTCGAAGTGCACCTCGCACTTGTCCGTGGCGCCCGTGACCGGTGCGGCGCTAACGGGGGCGGGGGTGCAGGCCAGGGGAATGTGCCCCTCGCCGGCGAACAGGCCCGAAGTCGGGTCGAGGCCGATCCAGCCCGCGCCCGGAACATAAACTTCGGTCCAGGCGTGCAGGTCGGTGAAGTCGGCTTCGGGTCCGGAGGGTCCGTCGAGGGATTTTTCATCGGCGGTGAGCTGGATCAGGTATCCGGAGACAAAACGTGCCGCCAGTCCCAAGTGGCGCAGGATCTGCACCAGCAGCCAGGCCGAGTCGCGGCACGAGCCCACTGCGCGCTCCAGAGTCTCTTCGCAGCTCTGGATGCCGGGTTCGAGCCGCACCGAATAATCGACGCAGTCGCGCACCCTGTGGTTGAGGGCGACGAGAAAGTCGACGGTTCTGGCTTCTTTTCTATCGACGCCGGCCAGCCAGCGGGTCAGCAGGGGGCCTGACTCCTCGACTTCAAAATAGGGCGCGAGTTCCTTGCGCAACTGCGCAGCGTAGGAAAAGGGGTAGGTCTCGGCCGTCTCCTCGATGAAAAAGTCAAAGGGATTGATGACGGTCATATCCGCCACCACCTCGACCTCGATGCGCAGTTCGCGGGTTTTCTCCGGAAACACCACCCGGGCCAGATAGTTGCCGAAGGGGTCTTGCTGCCAGTTGAGGAAATGTTTTTCCGGATAAACCCTGAGACTGTAGGCCCGGATCGGGGTGCGCGAATGGGGTGCCGGGCGCAGGCGCAGGATGTGGGGCGTCAGGCTGACCGGACGGTCATAGCTGTAACGGGTGAAGTGCTTGCAGACGACACGAATGGACATCTTGGCCTCATTCTATTTAAGGGCTGGAAAGGTTTTGGGCACCCTGAAGCGCCGGGGGGCGCGAAGGGAGTTATTCAATTTCCTGCTTCTGCTCGGCGGGGGCGACCAGCGGAACGGCGAAGAAGGTTTCCGAGACGGCCGCGCCGACCTGGTTGAGGCGGGTTTGGATGCCGTCGAGAAATTCGTGCAGACCGATGGATTTGATTTCGTCGACCTGAATGTAGTCGAGATCGGCCAACAGGCGCCCGAGGCTTTTTTCGGCGTGGTTGGTGAAGCGCCCGCGCATGGTTCCAGAAATGTTGCGCAGGGCAAGTTCAGCCATGATGAGGCAATGGTGGATCGCGCGTGGGAACTGGTTGTCCAGAACCAGGAATTCGATGATGTTATCGGGGGCGATTTGCCCGTAGCGCTTGCGATACATCTCGAAAGCGCTAACCGAGCGCAGCAGCGAGGCCCAGAGAATGTGATCGTAGGGCATGCCGATATAGTCGAGGGACGGCAGCAGGATGAAATATTTGACGTCGATGATGCGCGTGGTTTTGTCGGCCCTCTCGAGCATGCGGCCGAGCCGGGCGAATTCCCATCCCTCTCCGTGGGCCATGGTGTTGTCGCAGAGCCCGGAAAACAGATGC
Proteins encoded in this region:
- a CDS encoding transglutaminase family protein — protein: MSIRVVCKHFTRYSYDRPVSLTPHILRLRPAPHSRTPIRAYSLRVYPEKHFLNWQQDPFGNYLARVVFPEKTRELRIEVEVVADMTVINPFDFFIEETAETYPFSYAAQLRKELAPYFEVEESGPLLTRWLAGVDRKEARTVDFLVALNHRVRDCVDYSVRLEPGIQSCEETLERAVGSCRDSAWLLVQILRHLGLAARFVSGYLIQLTADEKSLDGPSGPEADFTDLHAWTEVYVPGAGWIGLDPTSGLFAGEGHIPLACTPAPVSAAPVTGATDKCEVHFEFDNRVERIREDPRVTKPYSDTQWERIDALGRQVDEDLHAGDVRLTMGGEPTFVSIDDMEAAEWNTAADGPHKRALANDLLRRLRQSFGSGGMLHFGQGKWYPGEPLPRWSYGCFWRRDGVAVWRDAELLADVSKDAGMSAAQAETFARHLAERLGVDPARVVPGYEDVFYYLWKEATLPENVDPLKADLKDPLERRYLAGLLDRGMGTPTGYALPLQWNVEQGGWLSGPWEFRRGHMFLIPGGSAMGLRLPLDSLPWVAPEKREIWPEHNLFGELPPLEDYHGEVARRYRSLETPPAAHPELREQPPAHGRREGDLVKVPHTALCIEAREGRLHVFMPPLTLLEPYLDLVAALEATAAALSLPVVLEGYEPPRDPRLERLLVTPDPGVIEVNIHPAADWNTLVHNTTTLYEQARLSRLGTEKFMLDGRHTGTGGGNHITIGGPTPADSPVLRRPDLLRSLVTYWQHHPGLSYLFSSMFVGPTSQAPRVDEARNDALYELEIAFQQMPKGHTTAPWLVDRLLRNLLIDMTGNTHRAEFCIDKLYSPDSPTGRLGLVELRAFEMPPHARMSLVQNLLLRTLIAWFWKQPYEHDLIRWGTELHDRFLLPHFVREDMREVVADLNRAGYPFDLAWFEPFLEFRFPHFGTVAIDAMELELRFAIEPWHVLGEEMGSQGTARFVDSSVERLQVRITGLTEPRHAVVCNGRRLSLRSTGRRGEYVVGVRYRAWQPPSALHPTIKPHSPLVFKVIDTWSGQSIGGCTYHVSHPGGRSYDVFPVNALEAEARRITRFWDLGGNPGAVTIPPPSFAGAGTLTPDVGPPQPMTPPEEEPNEEFPYTVDLRRMPRV
- a CDS encoding circularly permuted type 2 ATP-grasp protein, with the protein product MPQPAKPQPGSISQAYATKLQAYDEMFAGEGQLLPHWQPLTQELDQLGREGLRRRQQMALRLLRENGVTFNVHNGLRGAARPWQLDPIPLFISADEWVAIEAGLIQRAELLNLILADLYGPQRLLKDGIVPPELIFAHAGFQRAVVGMNFPDDRPLVLCSSNLARGPDGRMWVIDDRTQAPSGAGYALENRMVMTRIAPALFRKCHVKRLAAFFQPLRDRLARLAPQNREDPRIVVLTPGPYSSTYFEHAYLANYLGYTLVQGDDLSVRDGRVWLKTLEGLRQVDVILRRLNDDYCDPLELREDSQLGVTGLLQAARLGHVAIANPIGSGALENPGLAAFLPGIARYLLGEDLKLPSVATWWCGQERERDFVLANLNRLVIKPIHRTRGYRALFGAQLSAAEQAAVRERILRKPHLYIGQEMVSFSTAPSLVDGAVEPRNAVLRSFLVAGDQGYNAMPGGLTRISPLAGDLVVSNKAGGLSKDAWVLSKEPVHYVSLWRKPKLDQVLPFHSEPLPSRAADSLFWAGRYVERSEGMARLLRSIFLLRREMRDANGEIPKPYLHSLLRALTHVTGTYPGFVGEGCEKRLQKPLPELRSLLFDSGRTGSLTATLEAFGQATLSVRDYWPTEVWRVVDAMRQDWGNEEDVSEPRSYRVEDRLNHLIMQLVAFSGLGAESMPREAGWMLLDTGRRLERALGLISLVRATLVPRMEEGVQRQLMETVLVTCDSLNAFRRRYRSYMHLPTVLELILMDPHHPRSLAFQLDCLQQHIAELPRAQPSQRLGAEERCILEAYTRVRLADAAELAKVEEDAGIAPALDDLLAAQTESLWCLSDLITSAYFSHSLPAQQLSPQRTVEEL
- a CDS encoding alpha-E domain-containing protein, giving the protein MLSRVAESIYWMARYIERAENVARIVDANYHMILDLPDGVGEQWEPLVVTSGDEELFKQLYPAFTREAVVQFLTFDTRNPNAILTCLHMARENARSVREWISSEMWQQVNTFYLMVKDAARHGEVLELPHEFFVEIMMSGHLFSGLCDNTMAHGEGWEFARLGRMLERADKTTRIIDVKYFILLPSLDYIGMPYDHILWASLLRSVSAFEMYRKRYGQIAPDNIIEFLVLDNQFPRAIHHCLIMAELALRNISGTMRGRFTNHAEKSLGRLLADLDYIQVDEIKSIGLHEFLDGIQTRLNQVGAAVSETFFAVPLVAPAEQKQEIE